DNA from Halobaculum sp. XH14:
GACGATCGTCGCGACGTACTGGCGATGCCGACAGGGCGCGGAGCCGGTGGAGCCGCGGACCGACCTCGGCCACGCCGCGAACTACCTCTACATGCTGGAGGGCGAGGTGCCGGACGACGCAGCGGTTCGGGGGCTGGAGACGTACCTCAACGGCGTCGTCGATCACGGACTGAACGCCTCGACGTTCACCGCGCGCTGTATCGTCTCCACCGAGTCCGACGTGTTCTCGGCGGTCACGGGCGCGGTCGGCGCGCTGAAGGGGCCGCTCCACGGCGGCGCGCCCGGGCCGGTGCTGGACATGCTGCTCGACATCCACGAGTCGGGCGACCCGGCGGCGGCCGTCCACGAGCGGCTCGATGCCGGCGAGCGACTGATGGGGTTCGGACATCGAGTGTACTCGGTCCGCGACCCGCGCGCGGCGGTCCTCTCCGAGGCCGCCGAATCGTTCTACGCGGACGCCGGGAACGCCGACTTCTTCGAGTCCGCCCGGGAGGCCGAACGCGTCGGCGCCGAGGCGCTCGCGGAGCACCGGCCCGACCTGAACCTGGAGACCAACGTGGAGTTCTACACGGCCGTCCTGCTCCACGGCATCGGGATCCCGCGGGAGCTGTTCACGGCGACGTTCGGCGTGGCCCGGGTCGGCGGCTGGACCTCCCACTGTCTCGAACAGCTTTCGGACAACAAGATCGTTCGACCCCGCGCGCGGTACGTCGGCGACGAGGGGCGCGAGTGGACGGCCGTTGGTGAACGGTAGCGTGGTCGGCCCCCAGTTTGCGGATCACCGACGAAACGGGGAAATAACCCCACGCTTCGGGAGCGCGGCATCGGTACGTTCAACATCCATCCCCCCGAGGGTTCGGATATGCAGCAACTCATCTCCCGGAGTACCGGCCGGGATCTCCTCCGGTGTCGCCGGTGTGGCACGGAGTTTCCGGAGGGACGCGCGACGACGGACGGCTGGCACTACGCCTGCCCCACGGACGGCTGTGACGCGACCGGGATCGGCGACGGGCTGAAGCGACTCGACTGATCCGTCTCGGCTCGAAGCGACCTGACTGTCCCTTCTCTCTCCCGACATCTCCCTCAAAGCAGTCTGTTCACTGTCCGGTGATCCAGCGTCGCCGCCGCTCACGAGTGTAGGTTCGAAGAATCGGACCGTCCTCAGGTGTCGCCGCGTGGCGACGGGCTGAAGTCGGCGTTAGTTGCGGACGACGTTCGTCGCGCGGGGGCCCTTCGGGGCCTGTTCGATGTCGAACTCGATCTCGGTACCCTCCGTCAGATCCTCGCCGCCGACATCCTCCATGTGGAAGAACACGTCGTCGTCAGCATCCTCGGTGGAAATGAAACCGTAGCCGCCTGTGTCGTTGAAGAAATCAACTTTTCCGTTCGCCATTGCAAATGAACGTGGGGACGACACGGGTAAAGCCCTTGCGAGGGTCGTGGTACCACGACCGCCGGGCCATCGATCCGTCCCCGAACCGAATCCTTCGGACCGTTTCGACCCACAGCGACCGTGACTCACACCCTTTTTGCCCCGGGCCGCCCCACGTCCGACAATGACCGACCGCGACTACGACGACCTGGGGCTCGTCGCCGGGCTGGAGATCCACCAGCAGCTCGACACGGAGACGAAGCTCTTCTGCGGGTCGCCGACGACGCTGCGCGAACCCGAGGACGCCGAACGGACCATCACCCGCTTCCTCCACCCGACGAAGTCCGAACTCGGCGAGATCGACGAGGCCGCCCTCGAGGAGTCGCAGGTCGAACGCGAGTTCGAGTATCTCGCGTACGACACGACCTGTCTCGTGGAGGAGGACGACGAGCCGCCCTCCCGGGTCGACGACGAGGCGCTCTCGGTCGCGATGCAGATCGCCGCCCTGCTCGACGTGACCGTCGTCGACC
Protein-coding regions in this window:
- a CDS encoding citrate/2-methylcitrate synthase; the protein is MTDEIARGLEGVTVAETRLSSIDGDEGELIIGGFPLAELAGNATFEETVFLLREDRLPDEGELASFRADLASRRGIEPETRETLRAAAQRELPAMDALRMGVAAANLGDDAGESGDPETDSLTAIAVLPTIVATYWRCRQGAEPVEPRTDLGHAANYLYMLEGEVPDDAAVRGLETYLNGVVDHGLNASTFTARCIVSTESDVFSAVTGAVGALKGPLHGGAPGPVLDMLLDIHESGDPAAAVHERLDAGERLMGFGHRVYSVRDPRAAVLSEAAESFYADAGNADFFESAREAERVGAEALAEHRPDLNLETNVEFYTAVLLHGIGIPRELFTATFGVARVGGWTSHCLEQLSDNKIVRPRARYVGDEGREWTAVGER
- a CDS encoding HVO_2901 family zinc finger protein, which gives rise to MQQLISRSTGRDLLRCRRCGTEFPEGRATTDGWHYACPTDGCDATGIGDGLKRLD
- a CDS encoding cold-shock protein; amino-acid sequence: MANGKVDFFNDTGGYGFISTEDADDDVFFHMEDVGGEDLTEGTEIEFDIEQAPKGPRATNVVRN